In Oceaniferula marina, the following proteins share a genomic window:
- a CDS encoding cadherin domain-containing protein has product MKNTILKFSKRMKLAHLQRMVVGSFAIFGAVAAQVNAATPLPDDLKLVIDVQDSGTSTTYQQTLHLHKRSVRAPGFVLYTWDATNGYVAQPTPEVRTFKGTIGENSNALVFASINADNQLKASCIDMEWGHGRRWSVSGLDVSAQLGSPQTADPMPSQPVAAPSNGSAGTPTVGPKVPTGTSAGGVPYGGIVEAELGMDCPVAAYTRNGQNLDNVLAHYEVDLMLWELMMARDLMVRVVVPTIVIRTENFYSSDPGNTSLGELKAAWLDTNAPLVSRGWDNVWSSEGYYAWSGVGQDESSVSAGALYHEIAHNWTAYHLGYMADTMGGNKPVIGPRTADTMLNKRQEAIDENKLPAGTYTDPLPPHTYVDVALTSINTAIDIDVLANDHDANGDSISVVSHTTTTVPGGSVTLNGDGTLHYVPPTGYVGKDMIVYTVQDDSPMSLKTRDVVHIEVVNNGLMVHYDMEDATGTLASDVSGVGIAGDLNGADFATDSVVSPLGKGIRADGTQSENHTENGDWSGILMGSGNVMPITLNPSREASPFEQEYNQHSAFYDIMDGNYTFATWFCAESFDNADYPQGGGYGAYIAARRWHPETKVGWDLYAQNNTVGMHWHVFDGTKTIEHLSASYPLTEGKWYHIAAVFDRATDEIRILVNGQIVATRTNAFAGTNGVIFNGRAPLALGEFSNRKMCFDDVRIYSKALTTAETQALVDLADSGKARFIESTVQHSSYVDTFFNQSLVPNIWSEGYGPLSYEILSGPAWLTVDSTGSLLGTPESGDSGLNTFTIQMTDKNGSTDTVTLEINVPTVSTVNRIAHWKLDDGSGTTATDETGNYDGTLSGPTWTAGKDGGALSFNGVSDQVTCGVIPATSQMTFAGWINPASTSGIQAIFGKPGSFSISLNGSALRYTKPGVADYGSSGLSLAAGVWQHIAVTINGSELRFYKDGVLLSQSSCSYPNNNGNNVLLGNNQYSQFYGGLFDDMQMFDVALSPDEVGALHASYSAGTPASAHWKLDEGSGATATDEMGSYDGTISGATWTTGKDGGALSFNGTSDQVTCASVPSSSQMTFMGWIKPDDTSGNQALFGKSQSFSIRMSGSELEYTKPGVGDYKSSGVGLISGEWQHVAISINQSELSFYKNGVLVYQRTCSSPNENTNSVLLGNNQYNQRFGGLLDDLRIYDIVLHPFQIQSIYNGYEDPMINEAPTANDTNGSVAENAGVGAAVATVTATDPNVGDTLSYAITAGNGGGEFAINSGTGEITTTTALNYETMASYSLTVTVTDDGAPVLSDTATVTVNVTNVNEAPTAMDSVGSIAENSSAGAAIATVTASDPDAGDSLAYAITAGNSGGFFAIDSNGNVTTTGPLNYEAGSQYVLGVTVVDGGGLNDTATVTVNVTNVNEAPTASDVVGNVDENGSAGAAVATVLASDPDAGASLSYVIVSGNDSGLFAIDSAGNITTTAALDFEDLSQYLLTVTVSDGALDDTAQVTINVNDVNEDPEFTVDTIDLVDALDSTAYTGQTLAGSATDVDQGTSFSFSKVSGPAWLLLAADGALSGTPSSSDLGANVFVVEVSDGNGGTDTATLNIEVLDKRLTTSFANYWSSYAWSRVVDGDVNTFAWTHGSAQVDDHFTIEYGVPVGPGVFQILTGDPGNGGDSLAAGVMETSNDGINWTNVATFSSGNAQTTLVSPVKFVRLRCTASQGQWLKIREFVPPTNAAPVANDVTFGIAENATVGSAVGTVVATDADAGDTLTYAITGGNEAGAFAIDSSGNITTAASLDYETTAQYVLTITVTDDGTPVLNDTAVVTVDVSNVNEAPTLDDNSGSIAEDAMIGSAVVTVSASDPDVGDTLSYAISSGNTGNAFTIDSSGNITTATVLDFETTPSYVLTVTVTDNGLLADTAAVTVTVTDVVELTSPVIVTGAASNINQTTVDLAYSISDTGGEDPSVTIYYGEVNGGTVPANWTSSAAQGVKTTGSYLTSLSGLTENITYYFTVHASNTAGESWGSTGSFTTTADTSPKLVRTTVSAVSNSSWTTVNLGQNYTSAVIIATPIYPNTTTPPVVTRITNVSGGSFDLKVDRADGLTDAMTIDVSVIAVEEGVYTQATDGVTMEAVKYTSTVTSENNSWVGEAQTYQNSYTSPVVVGQVMSANDANWSVFWSMGSSRTAPADASTLNVGKHVGEDPNTTRANETIAYIVIESGSGTINGVAYEAALGADSVRGFGNSSSPYTYNLSGGLSTVSAAAASISGMDGGNGAWAVLSGSPSLTTTSIGLHALEDQLNDAEQSHTTTQVGYVVFE; this is encoded by the coding sequence ATGAAAAATACTATTTTGAAATTCAGCAAACGTATGAAACTTGCACATCTACAAAGGATGGTAGTAGGCAGTTTCGCCATATTCGGGGCAGTGGCAGCTCAGGTTAATGCGGCAACCCCATTACCCGACGATTTAAAACTTGTGATAGATGTTCAGGACTCCGGAACGTCAACGACGTATCAACAAACCTTGCATCTGCACAAGCGCTCGGTTCGAGCGCCAGGATTCGTACTCTACACATGGGATGCGACCAATGGTTACGTGGCACAACCCACTCCCGAGGTTCGGACATTTAAAGGAACGATCGGAGAAAATTCCAATGCGCTGGTGTTTGCTTCAATCAACGCGGATAACCAATTAAAAGCATCTTGTATTGATATGGAGTGGGGGCACGGTCGCCGATGGTCGGTTAGTGGTTTGGACGTTTCGGCACAGCTCGGCAGTCCTCAAACAGCTGACCCAATGCCCAGTCAGCCTGTGGCCGCCCCATCCAATGGATCGGCGGGCACTCCGACCGTTGGTCCAAAGGTTCCGACGGGTACGTCGGCTGGCGGAGTCCCCTATGGCGGGATTGTCGAGGCTGAACTGGGGATGGATTGCCCGGTTGCTGCTTACACTCGTAATGGACAAAATCTGGATAACGTCCTCGCCCACTATGAGGTGGACCTCATGTTGTGGGAGCTGATGATGGCTCGCGATTTAATGGTTCGTGTTGTGGTTCCAACAATTGTGATCCGCACAGAGAACTTTTACTCATCGGATCCGGGTAACACCTCATTGGGTGAACTCAAAGCTGCTTGGTTGGATACCAACGCACCCCTGGTGTCACGTGGTTGGGATAATGTTTGGTCTTCGGAAGGTTACTATGCATGGTCTGGTGTGGGTCAGGACGAAAGCTCGGTTTCAGCTGGAGCGTTGTATCATGAAATTGCGCATAACTGGACTGCATATCACCTAGGCTATATGGCCGATACGATGGGTGGTAACAAACCCGTGATTGGACCGCGGACTGCGGATACCATGTTGAATAAGCGTCAGGAAGCCATTGATGAAAATAAGCTTCCGGCTGGAACATATACTGATCCTCTTCCTCCGCATACCTATGTTGATGTGGCATTGACCTCAATCAATACCGCCATTGATATCGATGTGTTGGCGAATGACCACGATGCCAACGGAGATTCTATTTCTGTCGTTAGTCATACCACCACGACGGTGCCAGGAGGCAGTGTGACCTTGAATGGAGATGGCACTCTGCATTATGTTCCACCGACAGGTTATGTGGGGAAGGACATGATTGTGTATACGGTGCAGGATGATTCGCCGATGTCTTTAAAGACCCGCGACGTGGTACATATTGAAGTGGTGAATAATGGACTGATGGTGCACTATGATATGGAAGATGCTACGGGGACACTTGCATCAGATGTTTCAGGCGTTGGTATTGCGGGTGATTTGAATGGTGCTGACTTTGCCACGGATTCGGTGGTATCTCCGCTAGGAAAAGGAATACGCGCGGATGGAACACAGAGTGAAAATCATACCGAAAATGGAGACTGGAGCGGGATCCTGATGGGCTCAGGCAACGTGATGCCCATCACTCTGAATCCCAGCCGTGAGGCCTCACCATTCGAACAGGAATATAACCAACATAGCGCGTTTTATGACATCATGGATGGCAACTACACCTTTGCCACTTGGTTCTGCGCCGAGAGTTTTGACAATGCCGATTACCCACAAGGAGGCGGTTATGGTGCTTATATTGCGGCGCGGAGATGGCACCCTGAGACGAAAGTCGGTTGGGATCTCTATGCACAAAATAATACGGTGGGGATGCACTGGCATGTTTTTGACGGAACGAAGACCATCGAGCATCTGAGCGCCAGCTACCCGTTGACGGAAGGGAAATGGTATCATATCGCGGCCGTGTTTGACCGTGCGACTGATGAAATCCGTATTCTGGTCAATGGTCAGATCGTGGCAACCCGGACTAACGCATTTGCAGGCACCAATGGAGTCATTTTCAATGGTCGGGCTCCGCTGGCTTTGGGTGAATTCAGCAATAGGAAGATGTGTTTCGATGATGTGCGTATCTATTCCAAGGCACTCACGACTGCAGAAACACAAGCACTCGTTGATTTGGCGGATTCAGGAAAGGCGCGTTTTATAGAAAGCACTGTGCAGCACAGCTCATATGTGGATACGTTTTTTAATCAATCTCTCGTGCCAAATATTTGGAGTGAAGGATATGGTCCTCTGAGCTACGAAATTCTTTCTGGTCCGGCATGGCTTACTGTCGATAGCACAGGATCTCTTCTGGGTACGCCTGAATCGGGTGATTCCGGATTAAATACGTTCACCATTCAGATGACCGATAAGAATGGCAGCACGGACACGGTGACGCTTGAGATCAACGTCCCCACCGTATCGACAGTGAATCGGATTGCCCACTGGAAATTGGATGACGGCAGTGGCACGACTGCGACCGATGAAACAGGCAACTATGATGGCACTCTCAGTGGACCGACATGGACTGCTGGAAAGGATGGAGGGGCGCTCTCTTTCAACGGTGTTAGTGATCAAGTGACTTGCGGAGTCATTCCTGCGACCTCACAAATGACTTTTGCAGGCTGGATCAACCCTGCTTCTACCTCGGGGATACAAGCGATCTTCGGCAAACCGGGATCTTTTTCAATCAGTTTAAATGGCTCAGCACTTCGCTATACCAAGCCAGGAGTGGCGGACTACGGTTCCAGCGGGCTGAGTCTGGCTGCTGGTGTTTGGCAACACATTGCAGTGACGATCAACGGTTCAGAGTTGCGCTTCTACAAGGATGGGGTGCTGCTGAGTCAGTCAAGCTGTTCTTACCCTAATAATAATGGGAACAACGTCTTGCTCGGAAACAATCAATATAGCCAGTTCTATGGCGGCTTGTTTGATGATATGCAAATGTTTGATGTCGCACTCAGTCCAGATGAAGTGGGTGCGCTTCATGCCAGCTATTCAGCTGGAACTCCAGCAAGTGCTCACTGGAAGCTGGATGAAGGGAGCGGTGCAACGGCGACCGATGAAATGGGAAGCTATGACGGCACCATCAGTGGCGCGACCTGGACCACCGGTAAAGATGGTGGAGCTCTCTCTTTCAACGGAACCAGCGATCAAGTGACTTGCGCCTCGGTTCCTTCATCGTCACAAATGACATTCATGGGCTGGATCAAGCCCGATGATACTTCGGGCAATCAGGCCTTGTTCGGAAAGTCCCAGTCATTTTCCATTAGAATGAGCGGCTCTGAGCTCGAGTATACGAAACCGGGAGTCGGGGATTATAAATCTAGTGGTGTGGGTCTGATTTCCGGAGAATGGCAGCATGTGGCAATCAGTATCAATCAATCTGAGTTGAGTTTCTACAAAAACGGTGTGCTGGTTTATCAGAGAACTTGTTCCTCACCTAACGAGAATACAAACAGTGTTTTGCTTGGAAACAATCAATATAATCAACGCTTTGGTGGCTTGCTGGACGATCTTCGTATTTACGATATTGTCCTGCACCCGTTTCAAATTCAATCGATCTACAACGGCTACGAGGATCCGATGATTAACGAAGCGCCAACGGCTAACGATACGAATGGCAGTGTGGCAGAAAATGCCGGAGTCGGAGCCGCCGTGGCAACGGTCACCGCGACCGATCCGAATGTGGGAGACACTCTCAGTTATGCGATCACCGCGGGAAATGGAGGCGGCGAGTTTGCTATCAACAGTGGTACAGGAGAAATTACCACAACAACAGCATTGAACTATGAAACGATGGCTAGCTATAGCCTGACGGTCACGGTCACGGATGATGGCGCCCCCGTACTTAGCGACACCGCAACGGTTACGGTGAATGTCACCAACGTCAACGAAGCGCCAACGGCCATGGACTCTGTAGGCAGCATCGCGGAAAATTCAAGTGCCGGAGCAGCCATCGCCACCGTTACTGCCAGTGACCCTGATGCGGGTGACTCACTCGCTTATGCAATCACGGCAGGAAATAGTGGTGGATTCTTCGCTATCGACTCCAACGGTAACGTGACCACCACCGGTCCGCTGAACTATGAAGCAGGCAGCCAGTATGTGCTTGGCGTGACCGTTGTCGATGGGGGAGGTTTAAACGACACCGCGACGGTTACGGTGAATGTCACCAACGTCAATGAAGCGCCAACGGCCTCAGACGTGGTAGGCAATGTTGATGAAAATGGCTCAGCGGGAGCAGCTGTAGCTACGGTGTTAGCAAGTGATCCTGATGCTGGGGCTTCACTCAGCTATGTGATTGTCTCAGGAAACGATAGTGGACTCTTCGCTATTGATTCAGCGGGTAATATAACAACAACCGCAGCTCTCGATTTTGAAGACCTGAGTCAGTATCTTCTTACCGTTACGGTTTCGGACGGAGCTTTGGATGATACGGCCCAGGTGACGATTAACGTCAATGATGTCAACGAAGATCCCGAATTTACCGTCGACACAATCGACCTTGTTGATGCCTTGGACAGCACGGCCTACACAGGTCAAACTCTGGCGGGTTCCGCAACGGATGTCGATCAAGGCACCAGCTTTAGTTTCTCCAAGGTGTCAGGCCCGGCTTGGTTGCTTCTTGCTGCTGATGGAGCTCTTTCAGGAACGCCAAGTTCCAGTGACCTTGGTGCTAATGTTTTTGTCGTCGAAGTTAGTGATGGCAACGGGGGCACGGATACCGCAACACTCAACATTGAGGTGTTGGATAAGCGGCTCACGACAAGTTTTGCCAACTACTGGTCGAGTTATGCTTGGAGCCGGGTAGTGGATGGAGATGTGAACACCTTTGCCTGGACGCATGGCTCGGCGCAGGTCGATGATCATTTCACCATCGAATACGGAGTTCCTGTTGGTCCTGGTGTTTTCCAAATCCTGACCGGAGACCCTGGTAATGGGGGAGACTCTCTTGCTGCGGGCGTGATGGAAACTTCGAACGATGGGATAAACTGGACCAATGTAGCGACCTTTAGCTCGGGAAATGCTCAAACAACATTGGTATCCCCAGTGAAGTTTGTCCGCCTACGTTGCACCGCGTCTCAGGGACAGTGGCTTAAAATCCGCGAATTTGTCCCACCGACAAATGCCGCACCCGTTGCCAATGATGTGACATTCGGTATCGCCGAAAATGCGACTGTCGGATCAGCTGTCGGAACGGTGGTTGCGACAGATGCTGACGCTGGCGACACGCTCACCTATGCAATTACCGGAGGGAATGAAGCGGGAGCGTTTGCGATTGATAGCAGTGGCAATATCACAACAGCAGCCTCTCTCGATTACGAGACTACTGCGCAGTATGTTTTAACCATTACGGTCACGGATGACGGCACACCCGTTCTGAATGATACAGCCGTGGTCACCGTTGATGTAAGTAACGTCAATGAAGCACCCACACTAGATGACAACAGTGGTAGTATTGCGGAGGATGCCATGATTGGATCCGCCGTTGTTACAGTATCTGCCAGTGACCCGGATGTTGGAGATACCCTCAGTTACGCCATAAGCTCAGGAAATACAGGTAACGCTTTCACAATCGATAGCAGTGGCAATATCACCACGGCGACGGTGCTCGATTTTGAAACGACACCGAGTTACGTTCTTACTGTGACTGTCACGGATAATGGATTACTCGCTGATACCGCTGCAGTGACCGTCACCGTAACTGACGTCGTAGAGCTGACCTCTCCGGTGATTGTCACGGGAGCGGCGAGTAACATCAACCAAACCACAGTTGATCTTGCCTACTCGATTTCTGACACCGGAGGAGAAGATCCATCAGTCACCATCTATTACGGAGAAGTCAACGGCGGGACGGTTCCTGCGAACTGGACCAGCAGTGCTGCCCAGGGAGTGAAAACGACCGGAAGTTATCTAACTTCACTGAGTGGTCTGACCGAGAATATCACCTATTACTTCACTGTACATGCCAGCAATACGGCTGGTGAATCATGGGGTAGCACGGGAAGTTTTACCACCACCGCGGACACTTCTCCGAAGTTGGTGCGAACCACCGTGAGTGCCGTGAGCAATAGTTCATGGACCACCGTGAACTTGGGGCAGAACTACACTTCCGCCGTGATCATAGCGACTCCGATCTATCCAAACACAACGACCCCGCCAGTGGTGACACGGATTACCAATGTGAGTGGTGGCAGCTTTGATCTGAAGGTTGATCGGGCTGACGGCTTGACCGATGCCATGACCATTGATGTATCTGTTATTGCCGTGGAAGAAGGTGTTTATACCCAGGCAACTGACGGAGTGACCATGGAAGCGGTGAAATACACATCGACAGTGACATCTGAAAATAACAGTTGGGTCGGAGAAGCTCAAACTTACCAAAATAGCTATACATCCCCTGTGGTTGTTGGTCAGGTGATGAGTGCCAACGATGCCAATTGGTCGGTATTCTGGAGTATGGGGAGCTCCCGCACGGCTCCAGCTGATGCGAGTACGCTTAACGTCGGTAAACACGTTGGTGAGGACCCCAATACCACCCGGGCGAACGAAACCATCGCTTACATTGTGATCGAGAGTGGAAGTGGCACGATCAATGGTGTCGCCTATGAGGCTGCCCTGGGTGCTGATTCGGTGCGTGGCTTTGGTAACTCGTCGAGCCCGTATACTTACAACTTGAGTGGAGGTCTCAGCACTGTAAGTGCTGCAGCAGCCAGTATCTCAGGAATGGACGGGGGGAATGGAGCTTGGGCGGTACTGTCCGGTTCACCATCACTAACAACAACTAGCATTGGCTTACATGCTCTGGAGGATCAGCTGAATGATGCTGAGCAAAGTCACACTACCACTCAGGTAGGCTACGTTGTGTTTGAGTAA
- a CDS encoding ASPIC/UnbV domain-containing protein, translating into MSKAPISEQELELATSSADGYVANISAVNRMAHEGKSFSGNERNCVFLNRGDAQFSTVSALSGWDMPDDSRGLALMDWDSDGRIDFWASNRNAPRLRFMHNQMKNTGNWLGIKLRGTSHNNRDAIGARVKVTLENGRLLIRSLKAGEGFASQSSKRLNFGLGDATEIRALSVTWPDGSTQSFPPPAINHYYQAIQENPTLQKLTFSPPQPEQTTSHQACNSSSAVRAPLRIPFPAPNLRFKDQNLNQFIEIKQLKKPLLVILWSQRCQNCRKEITSLIRSAKTIRDHLNLVFLCIDSELEDQNEASRLLKHLQSPWQSGVPNAATNSALAAIFNHTFPIIKDLPTPSSLLVSTNGNIVTLYNGAHSVDTFVHDAKQLAQTTGIAPDPKTNGRWLTTTQKINLLYIPRLLMEGDHLVDVADYVVRAHNQLLDHKEYPLLLTWIAEEYLKKNMNRHAAAFYKTASQTGFHNPVVLNNIAWQLATHHDPSFRNGKEALRCATRAVELSQYQEPGYLDTLAAAYAELGKFDQAIKIARQALPLAKKQANASLVQSLQKAVSLYANRQPMR; encoded by the coding sequence AACGGAACTGTGTGTTTTTGAACCGCGGCGACGCCCAATTTTCCACCGTTTCCGCTTTAAGTGGCTGGGATATGCCAGACGATAGCCGGGGGCTCGCTCTCATGGATTGGGACAGTGATGGAAGAATCGATTTTTGGGCATCCAATAGAAATGCCCCTCGCCTTCGCTTCATGCATAATCAAATGAAGAATACAGGAAACTGGTTAGGCATCAAACTCAGAGGAACGAGCCACAACAATCGTGATGCGATTGGAGCCCGGGTCAAGGTGACCCTCGAAAATGGCCGTCTCTTGATTCGCAGCCTCAAAGCCGGTGAAGGATTTGCCAGCCAGTCCAGCAAGCGACTCAACTTTGGTCTTGGTGACGCCACCGAGATTAGAGCCTTATCCGTCACTTGGCCGGACGGATCAACCCAGTCCTTCCCGCCTCCGGCAATCAACCACTATTACCAAGCTATTCAGGAAAACCCGACACTTCAAAAACTGACATTTTCTCCCCCACAACCTGAACAAACAACATCCCATCAAGCGTGCAACAGCTCTAGCGCGGTCAGGGCACCGCTCAGAATTCCTTTTCCAGCTCCGAATCTACGTTTCAAAGACCAGAATCTAAATCAATTCATTGAAATCAAACAACTCAAGAAGCCACTACTCGTCATTCTGTGGAGTCAGCGATGTCAAAATTGTCGAAAGGAAATAACATCCTTAATCCGTTCTGCTAAAACAATAAGAGATCATTTGAATCTGGTCTTCCTATGTATTGATTCCGAACTCGAAGATCAAAATGAGGCCTCCAGGCTTCTTAAGCACCTTCAATCCCCTTGGCAGTCAGGTGTCCCAAACGCCGCAACAAACTCTGCACTAGCTGCGATTTTCAACCACACATTTCCCATCATCAAGGATCTCCCGACACCAAGCAGCCTTCTTGTTTCCACCAATGGCAATATCGTGACTCTCTACAACGGTGCACACTCGGTTGACACGTTTGTTCATGACGCAAAACAGCTCGCTCAAACCACCGGGATCGCCCCCGATCCAAAAACAAATGGTCGCTGGCTAACGACTACACAAAAAATCAACCTGCTCTACATCCCTCGCCTTCTTATGGAGGGCGATCACCTCGTGGATGTCGCTGACTATGTTGTCCGCGCCCACAACCAACTACTCGATCACAAGGAATACCCACTATTACTCACTTGGATTGCGGAGGAATACCTTAAAAAGAACATGAACCGTCATGCCGCAGCCTTTTATAAAACAGCCTCACAAACGGGATTCCATAATCCCGTGGTCCTGAATAACATCGCTTGGCAGCTAGCCACCCACCACGACCCCTCTTTTCGCAATGGTAAAGAAGCCCTCCGTTGTGCGACTCGTGCCGTCGAGCTTAGCCAATATCAAGAACCTGGGTATCTGGACACCTTAGCCGCAGCATACGCTGAACTGGGCAAATTCGATCAAGCTATCAAGATTGCACGGCAAGCACTCCCATTAGCAAAAAAACAGGCCAACGCCTCTCTCGTTCAAAGCCTTCAAAAAGCTGTTTCCCTCTATGCCAACAGGCAGCCGATGCGCTGA